CCGATCTTCGCGGCGTACTTCGAGAAGCCGCTCGGTTCGCTGCTCGGCGGCGTGCCGCTTATCGGCGCGTTCTTTCAGGGGCCGCCCATCGGCATCGGCATTCTGTGCGCGGGCGTCATTCTCGCGATCATGATCATTCCGTATATCGCGTCCGTGATGCGCGACGTCTTCGAAGTCACGCCCGTGCTGCTGAAGGAATCGGCGTACGGCATCGGCTGCACCACGTGGGAAGTGATGTGGAAGATCGTGCTGCCGTACACGCGCGCCGGCGTGATCGGCGGCGTCATGCTCGGCCTCGGCCGCGCGCTCGGCGAGACCATGGCGGTGACCTTCGTGATCGGCAACACCAATCTGCTGGACAACGTGTCGCTCTTTTCGCCGGGCAACAGCATCACGTCCGCGCTCGCGAACGAATTCGCGGAAGCCAGCCCCGGCCTCCACACTTCCGCGCTGATGGAACTCGGTTTGATTCTCTTCGTCATCACGTTCATCGTGCTCGCGCTGTCGAAGCTGCTCTTGATGCGCATGCAACGCGCGGAGGGTGCAAAGTGAGCCGTCCCGCAACGTTCAATCAGGATCACGAGCGCACAGTCGCCACGCGCATGAAGCTGCAGCGCCGCCGACGCGGCACCAACGCGATCGCGCTGACGCTCTCGCTCGCGGCCATGGCCTTCGGCCTCGTGTGGCTCGTGTGGATTCTCTTCACTACGCTGAAGCTCGGCGTCTCGGGCCTCTCGGTCGAACTCTTCACGCAGTCGACGCCTCCGCCGAATACCGACGGCGGCGGTCTCGCCAACGCGATCGTCGGCAGCCTCATGCTCGTCGTGCTCGCAACGTGCATCGGCACGCCGCTCGGTATTCTCGCGGGCGTCTATCTCGCGGAATACGGACAGAAGCGCTGGCTTGCCAGCGTGACGCGCTTCATCAACGACATTCTGTTGTCCGCGCCCTCCATCGTCGTCGGTCTCTTCGTGTATGCGCTCGTCGTCGCGAAGATGGGGCGCTTTTCGGGCTGGGCCGGCGTGGTCGCGCTCGGCCTGCTGCAGATTCCCATCGTTATCCGCACGACGGAGAACATGCTCAACCTTGTGCCCAATGCGCTGCGCGAGGCGGCTTTCGCGCTCGGCACGCCGAAGTGGAAGATGGTGATGTCCATCACGCTGAAGGCGTCGGTGGGCGGCATCGTCACGGGCGTGCTGCTGGCGGTGGCGCGCATTGCAGGCGAGACCGCGCCGCTGCTGTTCACGGCGCTCTCGAACCAGTTTTTCTCGGTGGACATGAATCAGCCG
This Caballeronia sp. LZ062 DNA region includes the following protein-coding sequences:
- the pstC gene encoding phosphate ABC transporter permease PstC yields the protein MSDINLASAPPAAQSQRAPSRIGDIVFGGITRLAAVVTLLLLGGIIVSLIVASMPTIQKFGLSFLWRAEWDPPSDSFGALVPIYGTIATSIIALIIAVPVSFGIALFLTELSPTWLRRPLGVAIELLAAIPSIVYGMWGLLVFAPIFAAYFEKPLGSLLGGVPLIGAFFQGPPIGIGILCAGVILAIMIIPYIASVMRDVFEVTPVLLKESAYGIGCTTWEVMWKIVLPYTRAGVIGGVMLGLGRALGETMAVTFVIGNTNLLDNVSLFSPGNSITSALANEFAEASPGLHTSALMELGLILFVITFIVLALSKLLLMRMQRAEGAK
- the pstA gene encoding phosphate ABC transporter permease PstA; the encoded protein is MSRPATFNQDHERTVATRMKLQRRRRGTNAIALTLSLAAMAFGLVWLVWILFTTLKLGVSGLSVELFTQSTPPPNTDGGGLANAIVGSLMLVVLATCIGTPLGILAGVYLAEYGQKRWLASVTRFINDILLSAPSIVVGLFVYALVVAKMGRFSGWAGVVALGLLQIPIVIRTTENMLNLVPNALREAAFALGTPKWKMVMSITLKASVGGIVTGVLLAVARIAGETAPLLFTALSNQFFSVDMNQPVANLPVTIYKFAMSPFPQWQTLAWAGVFLITLGVLGLNILARAIFSKK